One Acidobacteriota bacterium genomic window carries:
- a CDS encoding DUF6010 family protein: MTQHPILWLFLGLFGGLVFLTWARSSDPTGQRRVLAVGLLVAALIYGGFGALGPGGPWLLLELSGVALFGLLAWLGWRHSVLWLAFGWGLHSLWDGLLHLHGAGAVYTPTWYVLACLSFDLLVAAWIVTQRKALARSAREAS; this comes from the coding sequence ATGACCCAGCACCCCATCCTCTGGCTCTTTCTCGGCCTGTTCGGAGGCCTGGTCTTTCTCACCTGGGCGCGGAGCAGCGACCCCACCGGCCAGCGACGGGTGCTGGCGGTGGGACTGCTGGTGGCAGCGCTGATCTACGGCGGCTTCGGAGCGCTGGGACCGGGCGGGCCATGGCTGCTCCTGGAACTCTCAGGAGTCGCCCTCTTCGGCCTGTTGGCCTGGCTCGGCTGGAGGCATTCGGTGCTCTGGCTGGCCTTCGGGTGGGGACTCCACAGCCTGTGGGACGGCCTGCTCCACCTCCACGGCGCCGGCGCCGTCTACACGCCGACCTGGTACGTGCTCGCCTGCCTGAGCTTCGACCTGCTGGTGGCGGCGTGGATCGTCACCCAGCGCAAGGCGTTGGCTCGGAGTGCCCGAGAGGCGAGCTGA